A portion of the Mesobacillus boroniphilus genome contains these proteins:
- a CDS encoding rod shape-determining protein, giving the protein MFARDIGIDLGTANVLIHVKGRGIVLNEPSVVAIDKNTNKVLAVGEEARKMVGRTPGNIVAIRPLKDGVIADFDVTESMLKHFINKLNVKGFLSKPRILICCPTNITSVEQKAIREAAEKSGGKKVYLEEEPKVAAIGAGMDIFQPSGNMVVDIGGGTTDVAVLSMGDIVTSQSIKMAGDKFDAEILNYIKREYKLLIGERTAENIKIQIGTVFPGSRSEEMEIRGRDMVSGLPRTITVRSEEIEKALRESVAVIVQAAKTVLEKTPPELSADIIDRGVILTGGGALLHGIDQLMQEELKVPVLIADNPMDCVAIGTGIMLDNIDRIAGRRRIV; this is encoded by the coding sequence ATGTTTGCAAGGGATATCGGGATTGACCTTGGTACGGCCAATGTGTTGATCCATGTTAAAGGTCGAGGAATTGTTTTGAATGAACCGTCTGTTGTGGCGATCGATAAGAACACTAACAAGGTTTTGGCTGTTGGGGAAGAGGCTCGCAAAATGGTTGGGCGTACACCTGGCAATATCGTAGCGATCCGTCCGTTGAAAGATGGAGTTATTGCTGATTTCGACGTTACGGAATCTATGCTTAAACATTTTATCAATAAATTGAATGTAAAGGGCTTTCTGTCCAAGCCGCGCATCCTGATTTGCTGTCCAACAAACATCACGAGCGTTGAGCAGAAAGCAATCAGGGAAGCTGCTGAAAAGAGCGGCGGCAAGAAGGTTTACCTTGAAGAAGAGCCTAAGGTTGCGGCAATCGGCGCAGGCATGGATATTTTCCAGCCTAGCGGGAACATGGTTGTTGACATTGGCGGTGGAACGACTGATGTAGCGGTCCTATCAATGGGAGACATCGTTACATCTCAATCGATTAAAATGGCTGGCGACAAGTTTGATGCTGAAATTTTAAATTATATTAAACGTGAATATAAGCTGTTAATCGGTGAGAGAACAGCTGAAAATATCAAGATCCAAATCGGTACTGTTTTCCCGGGCAGCCGCAGCGAGGAAATGGAAATTCGCGGCCGTGATATGGTATCCGGTCTTCCACGCACAATTACAGTGCGTTCTGAAGAAATTGAAAAAGCTTTGAGAGAATCAGTTGCAGTCATCGTCCAGGCGGCAAAAACAGTGCTGGAAAAGACTCCGCCTGAATTGTCCGCTGACATCATTGACCGAGGCGTCATCCTGACTGGCGGAGGAGCATTGCTTCACGGAATCGATCAGCTGATGCAGGAAGAATTGAAAGTGCCAGTATTGATTGCCGATAACCCAATGGATTGTGTTGCAATCGGCACTGGTATTATGCTTGATAATATCGACCGTATCGCAGGTCGCCGCAGAATCGTCTAA
- the spoIIID gene encoding sporulation transcriptional regulator SpoIIID, whose translation MHDYIKERTIKIGKYIVETRKTVRVIAKEFGVSKSTVHKDLTERLPEINPDLANEVKEILDYHKSIRHLRGGEATKMKYRKEEREEEPVK comes from the coding sequence GTGCACGATTACATCAAAGAGAGAACAATCAAGATTGGAAAGTATATCGTGGAGACGAGAAAAACAGTTCGCGTCATAGCGAAGGAGTTTGGCGTATCCAAAAGTACAGTCCATAAAGACCTGACAGAAAGATTGCCTGAGATCAACCCTGACCTTGCCAATGAAGTAAAAGAAATTCTTGATTATCATAAATCAATCCGTCACCTGAGGGGTGGGGAAGCCACAAAGATGAAATACCGCAAAGAGGAAAGGGAAGAAGAGCCGGTTAAGTGA
- a CDS encoding flagellar hook-basal body protein, whose amino-acid sequence MFRGFYTVASGMLAQQRRTEMLTNNMSNANTPGYKADQAGMRAFPDMLLQRFDKQQIPTEKGLNLPFAKEIGTINTGVYMQEAIPKFIQGDLRETARKTDVALLDINMPENGSVFFTVRNMDGTVRYTRNGNFTIDAQGYLTTGSGHYVLDSAGRQIQLSSDRFTVNEGGVLTGENGESATLGVAYANNPLRMIKEGDGLFRTEDGGELPTAFGTAGVQFRTQQGFLEQSNVDISKTMTDMMSAYRAFEANQKILQAYDKSMEKAANEIGRL is encoded by the coding sequence ATGTTCAGAGGATTTTACACAGTAGCTTCCGGTATGCTTGCGCAGCAGCGCAGGACGGAAATGCTGACGAATAATATGTCCAATGCCAATACGCCAGGCTATAAGGCAGACCAGGCGGGAATGAGGGCGTTCCCGGATATGCTGCTCCAGCGATTTGACAAGCAGCAAATTCCGACGGAGAAAGGCCTGAATTTGCCGTTTGCCAAAGAAATTGGCACGATCAATACAGGTGTATACATGCAAGAAGCAATTCCGAAATTCATCCAGGGGGATTTGCGCGAAACTGCACGTAAGACGGATGTGGCATTGCTCGATATAAATATGCCCGAAAATGGTTCAGTATTTTTTACAGTGCGCAACATGGATGGTACAGTTCGTTATACAAGGAATGGAAACTTCACGATTGATGCGCAGGGATATTTGACGACCGGCAGCGGCCACTATGTGCTGGATTCAGCAGGCCGGCAGATCCAGCTCTCGAGCGACCGTTTTACCGTCAATGAGGGCGGTGTCCTGACAGGAGAAAATGGAGAAAGCGCAACTCTTGGTGTTGCCTATGCAAACAATCCGCTGCGGATGATAAAAGAAGGCGACGGACTTTTCCGTACAGAAGATGGCGGCGAGTTGCCGACTGCTTTTGGCACAGCTGGCGTTCAGTTCAGGACGCAACAGGGTTTCCTGGAGCAATCCAACGTCGATATCAGCAAGACGATGACCGACATGATGTCAGCTTATCGAGCTTTCGAAGCGAACCAAAAGATTCTTCAGGCTTATGATAAAAGCATGGAAAAGGCAGCGAACGAAATTGGACGGTTATAA